A window from Bufo bufo chromosome 1, aBufBuf1.1, whole genome shotgun sequence encodes these proteins:
- the LOC120989822 gene encoding olfactory receptor 11L1-like, with translation MEHHNVSKITEILLLGFKNLHRLNSLFFLLFLTIYSVTVCGNLLIILVVSYSRSLHAPMYFFLTQLSLSDILLTTTIVPNTLRIMLYEGSSVPLKDCLIQFYCFAASEASECLLLAVMSYDRYQAICYPLHYTSVMDLSFCTKAILLCWWVIFAMELMLVLTMGHLDFCGPNIIDHFFCDLEPLLELSCSDTFIIKMETLFLVIVLAICPVTVIIVSYVYIIITVLKIPSVTGRQKTFSTCSAHLTVVSLFYGSIITIYVFPRQQNAKTYLSLFYTVVTPLLNPMIYSLSNRDIKQALKRLFKNIPQSLTF, from the coding sequence ATGGAACATCACAATGTTAGTAAAATTACTGAGATACTGCTTTTAGGATTTAAGAATTTACACAGGTTAAATTCTCTGTTTTTTCTTCTGTTCCTGACCATATACTCTGTGACTGTATGTGGAAACCTCCTCATCATTCTGGTGGTGTCCTACAGCAGATCTCTCCACGCTCCCATGTATTTCTTCCTCACACAGCTCTCCTTGTCAGATATCCTGCTCACCACCACCATTGTGCCCAACACTCTCCGTATCATGTTGTATGAAGGAAGTTCTGTGCCTCTTAAGGACTGTTTGATACAATTTTATTGTTTTGCAGCTTCTGAAGCATCTGAATGTCTTCTCCTGGCCGTGATGTCCTATGACCGGTATCAGGCCATTTGTTATCCTTTACATTATACCTCAGTCATGGACCTATCATTTTGTACAAAGGCCATTCTATTGTGCTGGTGGGTGATTTTTGCTATGGAGTTGATGCTTGTATTAACAATGGGACATTTGGATTTCTGTGGACCAAACATCATTGACCATTTCTTCTGTGACTTAGAACCTTTATTGGAGCTTTCTTGTTCAGAcacttttataataaaaatggAGACTTTGTTTTTGGTTATTGTTCTTGCCATCTGCCCAGTTACAGTGATTATAGTTTCATACGTCTACATTATTATCACTGTGCTAAAGATCCCCTCTGTGACCGGAAGGCAGAAGACTTTCTCCACCTGTAGCGCCCATCTGACTGTTGTGTCTTTATTCTACGGGTCAATTATTACCATCTATGTATTTCCACGTCAACAAAATGCAAAGACATATCTATCACTGTTCTACACTGTAGTAACTCCACTACTTAATCCTATGATTTACAGTCTCAGTAACAGAGATATTAAGCAGGCTCTTAAAAGGCTCTTCAAAAACATCCCCCAATCCCTTACTTTCTAA